A stretch of Acidobacteriota bacterium DNA encodes these proteins:
- a CDS encoding CehA/McbA family metallohydrolase — MRRLVVSVSCLVTLALSTTAHPQPSGPSPTMVVLGGELTRADKGTYQEHPFTVPAGVTRIDFEFTHSHKDAGTQLEVGLFDPMRFRGTSRFSKSRFFIAEGHATPSYSTGPLLAGTWRLSLGVPAIGADTRATWQVRIRLSFAADTRPGVPTPLRAGPAWFTGDFHAHTVHSDAFDCQDGPEAVKRGCQPWEVVEAARAQRLDFLAITDHNTTSHHAEMATLQEGSPDLLLIRGQELTTFRGHANVYGTSAFIDFRLGFQGRHMGHVIDDVERAGGVLSINHPGRETGDRCTGCGWDAPATPWAKVPVLEVVNGPTVEGPTAGLGFWHQRLNEGHRIIGIGGSDDHAARSSRSRIGAPATVVFASDLSETGILEGVRAGRAYIRTRGTPGLAVDIAVTASGRETSMGGVVTLSEATMVELRIDTQSALGQRAEVVRNGEVVASILIDAAAVRHSLRLAPGQWVNVQLRDDNGLSAISNPVFVRPPQLRLVTAASGPGTTRPSPARTPATTG; from the coding sequence ATGCGCCGCCTCGTTGTAAGTGTCTCCTGCCTCGTGACTCTCGCCTTGTCTACGACGGCGCACCCGCAGCCTTCAGGGCCCAGCCCGACAATGGTGGTGCTTGGGGGGGAACTCACCAGAGCCGACAAGGGCACATACCAGGAGCACCCGTTCACGGTCCCGGCCGGAGTGACGCGGATCGATTTCGAATTCACGCATTCACACAAGGACGCCGGCACACAGCTGGAAGTGGGCCTGTTTGATCCGATGCGATTCCGCGGCACGAGTCGCTTCAGCAAGTCGCGCTTTTTCATTGCGGAGGGTCACGCCACGCCTTCGTACAGCACCGGGCCGCTGCTCGCGGGAACGTGGCGCTTGTCACTCGGTGTCCCAGCGATTGGCGCTGATACGCGCGCCACCTGGCAGGTCAGAATTCGCCTGTCGTTTGCGGCTGATACGCGCCCAGGCGTCCCGACGCCGCTCAGAGCCGGGCCGGCGTGGTTTACGGGCGATTTCCACGCCCACACCGTGCACAGCGACGCCTTTGATTGTCAGGATGGTCCCGAAGCAGTCAAGCGGGGTTGTCAGCCGTGGGAAGTCGTGGAAGCCGCACGAGCGCAGCGCCTCGATTTTCTGGCAATCACCGATCACAACACCACCAGCCACCACGCCGAAATGGCTACGCTGCAAGAAGGAAGCCCCGACCTGCTGCTCATTCGCGGCCAGGAGCTCACCACATTCCGCGGACACGCCAACGTGTACGGCACGAGCGCGTTCATCGATTTTCGCCTCGGCTTTCAAGGGCGGCACATGGGGCACGTGATTGATGATGTCGAGCGAGCCGGCGGCGTTTTGTCCATCAACCACCCCGGCCGGGAAACTGGCGATCGGTGCACGGGCTGCGGGTGGGACGCGCCGGCGACCCCGTGGGCGAAAGTCCCAGTGCTGGAAGTCGTCAACGGCCCCACGGTCGAAGGGCCAACGGCGGGCCTCGGCTTCTGGCATCAGCGGCTGAACGAAGGACACCGGATCATCGGGATCGGCGGCAGCGACGATCACGCCGCGCGATCGAGCCGAAGTCGCATCGGCGCGCCCGCCACCGTCGTGTTTGCCTCAGACCTCTCGGAAACCGGAATTCTTGAGGGCGTGCGGGCTGGGCGCGCTTACATCCGGACGCGAGGCACGCCTGGCCTGGCTGTCGATATTGCGGTGACAGCGAGCGGACGGGAGACAAGTATGGGCGGCGTCGTGACCCTGTCGGAGGCCACGATGGTCGAACTGCGAATCGACACACAATCGGCGTTGGGGCAACGCGCCGAGGTCGTCCGCAACGGTGAGGTGGTCGCCTCGATCCTGATCGACGCCGCTGCTGTGCGACACTCCCTGCGCCTGGCCCCGGGGCAGTGGGTAAACGTGCAACTGCGTGACGACAACGGATTGTCGGCGATCTCGAATCCTGTCTTCGTCAGGCCGCCGCAACTGCGACTTGTTACCGCAGCCAGCGGACCAGGAACGACACGCCCATCACCAGCACGAACACCTGCGACAACCGGTTGA
- a CDS encoding sulfite exporter TauE/SafE family protein, whose amino-acid sequence MDHSHAIAPHLDLLGFLTLGLLGGFGHCVGMCSPFVMIVARQYAGDTRPAWLAHTWYTAGRITTYMLLGAAAGAMGLVVGRAGDMVGLQQAAMVLAGVMLVAWSLAVLMDAGPRVLRASWVSRAVTRLSAQMPAHPFPLGLALGLLPCGLVYTAVVGAIAQGGLVDGALALAFFGAGTVPALLVVSFADQLIVRRRPALNRLSQVFVLVMGVSFLVRWLR is encoded by the coding sequence ATGGACCACTCGCACGCCATTGCCCCGCACCTCGACCTGCTTGGCTTTCTGACTCTGGGCCTGCTCGGCGGGTTCGGGCACTGTGTGGGCATGTGTTCGCCGTTTGTGATGATCGTGGCGCGGCAATATGCCGGTGACACACGACCAGCCTGGCTCGCGCACACCTGGTATACAGCCGGCCGGATCACAACGTACATGTTGCTTGGCGCCGCGGCAGGGGCCATGGGATTGGTGGTTGGCCGCGCCGGGGATATGGTCGGTCTGCAGCAGGCGGCAATGGTCCTGGCGGGCGTGATGCTGGTGGCGTGGAGTCTGGCCGTGTTGATGGACGCGGGCCCGCGTGTGCTGCGCGCAAGTTGGGTGTCGCGCGCGGTGACCAGGCTGAGCGCACAGATGCCGGCGCACCCCTTCCCGCTGGGCCTGGCCCTGGGGCTACTGCCGTGTGGATTGGTCTATACCGCGGTGGTCGGCGCTATCGCACAGGGCGGTCTTGTTGACGGCGCGCTCGCACTGGCGTTCTTCGGCGCAGGCACGGTGCCCGCGCTGCTGGTGGTCTCCTTCGCCGACCAACTCATCGTCAGGCGCCGTCCCGCACTCAACCGGTTGTCGCAGGTGTTCGTGCTGGTGATGGGCGTGTCGTTCCTGGTCCGCTGGCTGCGGTAA
- a CDS encoding DegT/DnrJ/EryC1/StrS family aminotransferase has translation MPAISRRHFVGALGTTAGLGCLPYTPVLANPATQADRVVHLAGDGIGISPREYAALLGRLCQSKDVAEDNYLLGGEVEQFERHWAQLLGKETAVFFPSGTLANQLALRALAGSKKRVIVPEMSHIYNDTGDACQTLSGLTLMPLAPGRATFTKADVEAVLARTASGRVATDVGAIAIESPIRRLSGQMFDWNEAKAISALARDRGIGMHLDGARLFIASAYTGISPAEYSAPFDTVYVSLWKYFNSGIGAILAGPKRVLDGMFHVRRMFGGNLAVGWNAALVARHYMDGFEGRLKTAVQTSEAFYSAMAKHPRMGIERIPNGTNLARVTFKGVSPADVARRLADRSIAMSAPPTGQTLTFGVNETWNRMSAPELIRAFEDVFEDVFS, from the coding sequence ATGCCCGCCATCTCGCGACGCCACTTTGTGGGTGCCCTGGGCACCACCGCTGGACTCGGTTGCCTTCCGTACACACCGGTTTTGGCCAATCCGGCGACCCAGGCCGATCGGGTCGTCCACCTGGCCGGCGACGGCATTGGCATCAGCCCGCGTGAGTACGCCGCGCTGCTTGGCCGGCTGTGCCAGAGCAAGGACGTGGCCGAGGACAACTACCTGCTTGGTGGGGAAGTGGAGCAGTTCGAACGCCACTGGGCACAGTTGCTGGGCAAAGAGACTGCGGTGTTTTTTCCATCGGGGACACTGGCGAATCAACTGGCGCTCCGCGCACTGGCGGGCTCGAAAAAACGAGTCATCGTTCCCGAGATGAGCCACATCTACAACGACACCGGCGACGCCTGCCAGACGTTGTCGGGGCTCACGCTGATGCCGCTGGCGCCGGGCCGTGCCACCTTTACGAAGGCGGATGTCGAAGCGGTGCTGGCGCGCACCGCAAGCGGCCGCGTGGCCACCGACGTCGGTGCGATTGCGATCGAGAGCCCAATCCGCCGCCTGTCTGGGCAGATGTTCGACTGGAACGAGGCCAAGGCCATCTCGGCGCTCGCTCGCGATCGTGGCATCGGGATGCACCTGGACGGCGCGCGCCTGTTTATCGCGTCCGCTTACACCGGCATCTCGCCGGCGGAGTACTCCGCGCCCTTCGATACGGTCTACGTGTCGCTGTGGAAGTATTTCAACTCAGGCATTGGCGCCATCCTGGCTGGGCCAAAACGCGTGCTCGACGGAATGTTTCATGTGCGCCGAATGTTCGGCGGCAACCTCGCCGTTGGCTGGAACGCCGCTCTGGTGGCGCGGCACTACATGGACGGTTTCGAGGGCCGGCTGAAGACCGCAGTGCAGACGTCCGAGGCGTTTTATTCCGCGATGGCAAAACACCCGCGGATGGGAATCGAACGCATTCCCAACGGCACCAACCTTGCGCGCGTGACGTTCAAGGGCGTGTCGCCCGCCGACGTGGCTCGACGCCTGGCCGATCGCAGCATTGCGATGTCGGCGCCGCCGACGGGCCAAACACTCACCTTCGGCGTAAATGAAACGTGGAACCGCATGAGCGCGCCAGAGTTGATCCGGGCGTTCGAAGACGTTTTCGAAGACGTTTTCTCTTGA